A part of Sinorhizobium chiapasense genomic DNA contains:
- a CDS encoding DUF2336 domain-containing protein, with translation MIIQAFLRWAETARTNDRARAASALGRAYIEAETNGIDRRAAEMAMTFLLDDPSPNVRRSLVEALADCSAVPRAIILALAEDQPEIAYVAISRSPVLTDEDLVDLAARGTAETRALIAARSVVSRSVAAAIAEIGGEEEVLILLENEGAMLSRWSLKRIANRLGHAAAVRDRLLARADLPGEARHELVEKVGAALALCGLVQAAIGEGRVQRVAREACDTAALVIIEAASQKELPELAAHLREAGRLTPAFLLHALCSGRTEFFSAAIVDLSGVAEKRVRAILSGGRVHPIRALFECAGLGRDVSEAFAEAVLLWRKDLGADPYGAQQSVAAALLAHIRRQPRPSAALSAIAELVERLAFAEQRQTARNYALLAARHAA, from the coding sequence GTGATCATACAAGCATTTCTTCGCTGGGCGGAAACGGCGAGAACGAACGATCGCGCCCGCGCCGCAAGCGCGCTCGGCCGAGCCTATATCGAAGCAGAGACAAACGGGATCGACCGGCGCGCCGCCGAAATGGCGATGACCTTTCTGCTCGACGATCCTTCGCCGAACGTGCGGCGCTCCTTGGTCGAGGCGCTTGCCGATTGCTCCGCGGTGCCGCGTGCCATTATCTTGGCGCTCGCGGAAGACCAACCCGAGATCGCCTATGTCGCCATTTCCCGTTCGCCGGTGTTGACCGATGAAGACCTCGTTGATTTGGCAGCGCGAGGAACGGCCGAGACGCGCGCCTTGATCGCAGCCCGCAGTGTCGTGTCCCGCTCCGTCGCGGCGGCTATCGCCGAAATCGGCGGCGAGGAAGAGGTGTTGATCCTGCTTGAGAACGAAGGCGCGATGCTGTCGCGCTGGTCATTGAAGAGGATCGCCAACCGTCTTGGACATGCGGCGGCCGTGCGTGATCGATTGCTGGCACGCGCCGACCTGCCGGGCGAGGCCCGCCATGAGCTTGTCGAAAAGGTCGGCGCGGCGCTCGCGCTTTGCGGACTCGTGCAAGCCGCAATCGGGGAAGGGCGAGTGCAGCGCGTCGCCCGAGAGGCCTGCGACACGGCTGCCCTCGTCATCATCGAGGCGGCCTCGCAAAAGGAGTTGCCTGAACTTGCCGCCCATCTGCGCGAGGCAGGTCGCTTGACGCCCGCTTTCCTCCTGCACGCGCTCTGCAGCGGCAGAACAGAATTCTTCTCCGCCGCTATCGTCGATCTTTCAGGTGTCGCGGAAAAACGCGTGCGTGCGATCCTTTCTGGTGGTCGCGTCCATCCGATCCGCGCTCTTTTCGAATGTGCCGGGTTGGGTCGGGACGTGAGCGAAGCCTTCGCGGAGGCCGTGCTTCTCTGGCGAAAGGACTTGGGCGCAGACCCGTATGGCGCTCAGCAATCAGTGGCCGCTGCCCTCCTTGCGCACATTCGCCGCCAGCCGAGGCCTTCGGCAGCCTTGAGTGCGATAGCCGAACTCGTGGAACGCCTCGCCTTTGCCGAGCAGCGGCAAACGGCTCGCAACTATGCGCTCCTGGCTGCCCGCCACGCTGCTTGA
- a CDS encoding GNAT family N-acetyltransferase: MTAVTIAEENPRQPAVVRLLELSDAYAASLYPAESNHLVDLSTLEKPTVSFFVARRHGEIVGCCALVEAGDGTAEIKRMFVDPEARGLKVGKHLLAALEAKAEAIGVGAIRLETGIYQPEAIGLYKAFGYVERPPFGSYLPDPLSLFMEKPVRRAA; encoded by the coding sequence TTGACCGCTGTCACCATTGCCGAGGAAAACCCCCGCCAGCCGGCCGTCGTCCGTCTGCTTGAACTGTCCGATGCTTACGCGGCATCGCTTTATCCTGCCGAAAGCAATCACCTGGTCGATCTCTCCACGCTGGAAAAGCCGACAGTTTCCTTTTTCGTCGCGAGGCGGCATGGTGAAATCGTCGGTTGCTGCGCGCTCGTGGAAGCGGGCGACGGCACGGCTGAAATCAAGCGGATGTTCGTCGATCCCGAAGCGAGGGGCCTCAAGGTCGGCAAGCATCTCCTTGCGGCCCTTGAAGCCAAGGCCGAGGCGATCGGAGTTGGCGCAATCCGGCTGGAGACGGGCATCTACCAGCCGGAAGCAATAGGCCTCTACAAGGCGTTCGGCTACGTGGAACGCCCGCCGTTCGGCAGCTATTTGCCCGATCCCCTGAGCCTGTTCATGGAAAAGCCGGTGCGGCGGGCAGCCTGA
- the parE gene encoding DNA topoisomerase IV subunit B: MDDSSDLFSAMPPKPKPAEANAPSRKPAPPAGGEGPRPAPRSSDGSDYDASAIEVLEGLEPVRRRPGMYIGGTDEKALHHLFAEVIDNSMDEAVAGHANFIEVSLDAEGFLTVTDNGRGIPVENHPKFPNKSTLEVVMTVLHAGGKFDGKAYETSGGLHGVGVSVVNALSDSLEVEVARNRKLYRQRFSRGIPQGGLEDLGDVHNRRGTKVRFHPDPQIFGPHAHFEPARLFRMARSKAYLFGGVEIRWSCDPSLLPEGSEIPDKAVFHFPGGLKDYLAATLGKEFTVTREIFAGKSEKSGGHGSLEWAVTWYGGDQQIHSYCNTIPTPEGGTHEAGFRIALTKGLKNYAELTQNKRAAIVTTDDVMISAAGMLSVFIREPEFVGQTKDKLATVEAQRIVETALRDPFDHYLADNPAEAAKLLDWVIERAEERVRRRKEKEVNRKTAVRKLRLPGKLADCSQNTAEGAELFIVEGDSAGGSAKQARNRANQAILPLRGKILNVASAGREKLSANQQIADLIQALGCGSRSKYRDEDLRYERVIIMTDADVDGAHIASLLITFFYQEMPELIRGGHLYLAVPPLYRLSQGSKTFYARDDAHREELMRTEFNGRGKVEVGRFKGLGEMLPAQLKETTMDPANRTLLKVEIDDVDFEGTREAVDNLMGTKADARFRFIQERAVFADNLDI; this comes from the coding sequence ATGGACGACAGCAGCGACCTCTTTTCCGCAATGCCCCCGAAGCCGAAGCCGGCGGAAGCCAATGCGCCTTCGCGCAAGCCTGCACCACCTGCCGGCGGCGAAGGACCGCGCCCTGCACCGAGGAGCAGCGATGGCAGCGACTATGACGCCTCGGCGATCGAGGTGCTCGAGGGCCTGGAACCTGTGCGGCGCCGTCCCGGCATGTATATCGGCGGCACGGATGAGAAGGCGCTGCATCATCTCTTCGCCGAAGTCATCGACAACTCGATGGACGAGGCGGTCGCGGGACATGCGAATTTCATCGAGGTCAGCCTCGATGCCGAAGGCTTCCTGACCGTTACCGACAATGGCCGCGGCATCCCGGTCGAAAACCATCCGAAGTTCCCCAACAAGTCGACGCTCGAAGTGGTCATGACGGTGCTGCATGCCGGCGGCAAGTTCGACGGCAAGGCCTACGAAACCTCCGGCGGTCTGCATGGCGTCGGTGTCTCGGTCGTCAACGCGTTGTCGGACTCTCTCGAGGTCGAGGTCGCGCGCAACCGAAAGCTCTACCGTCAGCGCTTTTCGCGCGGGATCCCGCAGGGCGGCCTCGAGGACCTTGGCGACGTTCACAATCGTCGCGGTACGAAAGTGCGTTTCCATCCGGATCCGCAGATTTTCGGGCCGCACGCGCATTTCGAGCCGGCGCGGCTCTTCCGAATGGCCCGCTCCAAGGCCTATCTCTTCGGCGGCGTTGAAATCCGTTGGTCCTGCGATCCATCGCTGTTGCCGGAAGGTTCGGAGATCCCGGACAAGGCGGTCTTCCATTTCCCGGGCGGTCTGAAGGACTATCTCGCCGCGACGCTCGGCAAGGAATTCACCGTCACGCGTGAAATCTTTGCCGGCAAATCGGAAAAATCCGGCGGCCACGGTTCACTTGAATGGGCCGTCACCTGGTATGGCGGCGACCAGCAGATCCACTCCTACTGCAACACGATCCCGACCCCGGAAGGCGGAACGCATGAGGCGGGCTTCCGCATTGCGCTTACCAAGGGGCTCAAGAACTACGCCGAGCTGACCCAGAACAAGCGGGCGGCGATCGTCACAACGGACGACGTGATGATCTCGGCGGCCGGCATGCTCTCGGTGTTCATCCGTGAGCCGGAATTCGTCGGCCAGACCAAGGACAAGCTGGCGACCGTCGAGGCGCAGCGCATCGTCGAAACCGCCCTGCGCGATCCCTTCGACCACTACCTCGCCGACAATCCTGCGGAAGCGGCGAAGCTTCTTGACTGGGTGATCGAGCGCGCGGAGGAGCGCGTTCGCCGGCGCAAGGAAAAGGAAGTCAACCGCAAGACGGCGGTGCGCAAGCTGCGTCTGCCGGGCAAGCTCGCTGACTGCTCGCAGAACACGGCGGAAGGCGCCGAGCTCTTCATCGTGGAAGGCGACTCGGCAGGCGGCTCGGCGAAGCAAGCGCGCAATCGCGCAAACCAGGCCATCCTGCCGCTGCGCGGCAAGATCTTGAACGTCGCCAGCGCCGGGCGCGAAAAGCTCAGCGCCAACCAGCAGATCGCCGATCTGATCCAGGCGCTTGGCTGCGGCTCCCGATCGAAATATCGGGATGAGGATCTGCGCTACGAGCGCGTCATCATCATGACCGACGCCGATGTCGACGGCGCACACATCGCGTCACTGCTCATCACCTTCTTCTATCAGGAGATGCCGGAGCTCATCCGCGGCGGTCACCTCTACCTCGCGGTTCCGCCGCTCTATCGCCTCAGCCAAGGCTCGAAAACGTTCTATGCGCGCGACGATGCGCATCGCGAGGAACTGATGCGCACCGAGTTCAACGGCCGCGGCAAGGTTGAAGTCGGCCGGTTCAAGGGTCTTGGCGAGATGTTGCCCGCGCAGCTCAAGGAAACCACCATGGACCCTGCAAACCGGACGCTGCTCAAGGTCGAGATCGACGACGTCGATTTCGAGGGCACGCGCGAGGCCGTCGACAATCTGATGGGAACCAAGGCCGACGCCCGCTTCCGCTTCATCCAGGAACGTGCCGTATTTGCCGACAATCTGGACATCTAG
- a CDS encoding alpha/beta hydrolase, with the protein MARHLPNEGARRLFMSTTVFSARRLMPALMLPSLLLVGFAAEAAALKPYKDELFAYGNVLEEADGGDFRVIDYKELRDINGRDQIPERRVKRAYVSLGIKSAQVNETLDLGGLSLDVMRVGPDRGAAFTVIFIHGRGGDRRLGANDFSFGGNFNRLKNLAAANGGTYYAPSVRSFDAAGVADVSALIRFAAERSGGGPVVLSCASMGSFICWGVARDQTAVSALGGMMIMGGASDPSFAESAAYKARLPMFFSHGSRDSVYRAEDQVALYRSLKSKDYPTRFVLFETGSHGTPVRMTDWRDALNWIASR; encoded by the coding sequence ATGGCAAGGCACCTGCCTAATGAGGGAGCCCGTCGGCTGTTTATGTCCACAACTGTTTTTTCCGCCCGGCGCTTGATGCCCGCACTTATGCTCCCGAGCCTTCTTCTTGTCGGCTTCGCTGCCGAGGCGGCGGCCCTGAAGCCATACAAGGACGAACTGTTCGCCTATGGCAATGTGCTCGAAGAGGCCGATGGCGGCGATTTCCGTGTCATCGACTACAAGGAACTGCGCGATATCAACGGCCGCGACCAGATCCCGGAACGGCGCGTCAAGCGCGCCTACGTCTCCCTTGGCATCAAGAGCGCACAGGTCAATGAGACGCTCGACCTTGGGGGGCTCTCGCTCGATGTCATGCGCGTCGGCCCCGATCGCGGCGCCGCATTCACGGTGATCTTCATCCACGGCCGCGGTGGCGACCGGCGTCTCGGTGCCAACGATTTTTCCTTCGGCGGTAACTTCAATCGCCTCAAGAATCTCGCCGCCGCCAATGGCGGCACCTATTATGCGCCCAGCGTGCGGTCCTTCGATGCCGCAGGCGTGGCCGATGTCTCGGCGCTGATCCGCTTCGCGGCCGAGCGTTCCGGCGGCGGGCCGGTCGTGCTCTCCTGCGCATCGATGGGGAGCTTCATCTGCTGGGGCGTCGCGCGCGACCAGACAGCGGTGTCGGCTCTCGGTGGCATGATGATCATGGGGGGCGCCTCCGATCCGAGCTTTGCAGAGAGTGCCGCCTATAAGGCGCGGTTGCCGATGTTTTTCAGCCACGGCAGCCGCGACAGCGTTTATCGTGCCGAGGATCAGGTTGCGCTCTATCGCTCGCTCAAGTCGAAGGATTATCCGACACGCTTCGTGCTGTTCGAGACGGGTTCGCATGGCACGCCGGTACGCATGACCGACTGGCGCGATGCACTGAACTGGATCGCGAGCCGATAG
- a CDS encoding FAD-binding oxidoreductase: MKMDEFGRSDPTERRPQRTVSPDDYEDRIGSIEPMAYLPLGSGLSFGDSRRNDRGTLIDGSRHNRILAFDPGTGRISCEGGVTLHDILLRAIPHRFFLPVTPGTAFATIGGAVANDVHGKNHHARGTFGNHVQRITLLRSTGERLVCSAEENADLFAATIGGIGLTGLILTVDLRLMKVPSPHIQQHVIRFDNLDDYFARVERVDEEHEYSMAWIDQLATGRRMGRGLFLAGDHADGSCEFPDIPKRLPLSVPFSLPFNPLNTVTMRAVNEYRFRRERRAETISTMTWNSYFHPLDEIGSWHRLYGPGGPRQHQSVYPSENAPETTARLLETARRAGHASFLTVLRRFGDIASCGPLSFARPGFALTLDLANRGEATATLLDALDRIVVDAGGAVNPCFDTRMSPEVFEASFPHWEKLEALRDPAMASDFWRRTALSLKR; this comes from the coding sequence ATGAAGATGGATGAGTTTGGGCGTTCCGATCCGACAGAGCGTCGGCCGCAGCGGACCGTGTCGCCGGACGATTACGAGGATCGGATCGGCTCGATCGAACCGATGGCATACCTGCCTTTGGGCAGTGGTCTAAGTTTCGGCGACAGCCGCCGCAACGATCGCGGCACTCTCATTGACGGTTCGAGACACAACCGCATTCTGGCCTTCGATCCGGGAACGGGGCGGATTTCGTGCGAGGGTGGCGTCACACTCCACGACATCCTTCTGCGAGCGATCCCGCACCGCTTCTTTCTGCCGGTGACTCCGGGCACGGCTTTCGCGACAATCGGCGGTGCCGTCGCCAATGACGTCCACGGCAAGAACCACCATGCTCGCGGCACCTTCGGCAATCATGTCCAGCGCATTACGCTGCTGCGTTCGACCGGCGAACGGCTGGTTTGCTCAGCCGAGGAGAACGCCGACCTCTTTGCCGCGACGATCGGGGGCATCGGGCTGACGGGCCTGATACTTACGGTCGATCTTCGGCTGATGAAGGTGCCGTCGCCGCATATCCAGCAGCATGTGATCCGCTTCGACAACCTCGACGACTATTTCGCACGCGTCGAGCGCGTCGACGAAGAGCATGAATATTCAATGGCCTGGATCGACCAGCTCGCGACCGGGCGTCGTATGGGAAGGGGCCTTTTTCTTGCCGGTGATCACGCAGATGGATCCTGCGAGTTTCCCGATATTCCCAAGAGATTGCCGCTTTCCGTACCGTTCTCCCTGCCGTTCAATCCCCTGAACACGGTGACCATGAGGGCAGTGAACGAATACCGCTTTCGTCGGGAAAGGCGCGCTGAGACCATTTCGACGATGACATGGAACTCCTACTTCCATCCGCTGGATGAGATCGGTTCCTGGCATCGGCTCTATGGCCCAGGCGGGCCGCGCCAGCATCAGAGTGTCTATCCTTCGGAGAATGCGCCGGAAACCACCGCGCGGCTACTGGAGACAGCGCGCCGCGCCGGGCATGCATCGTTTCTGACGGTGCTGAGACGCTTTGGAGACATCGCCTCGTGCGGCCCTCTTTCATTTGCGCGACCCGGTTTTGCCTTGACGTTGGATTTAGCCAATCGAGGTGAAGCAACGGCTACCCTCTTGGATGCTCTTGACCGCATCGTCGTGGACGCTGGAGGCGCGGTAAATCCCTGCTTTGACACGCGGATGAGCCCGGAAGTCTTCGAAGCTTCGTTTCCCCACTGGGAAAAGCTCGAGGCGTTGCGCGACCCCGCCATGGCGTCGGACTTCTGGCGGCGCACTGCGCTGAGCTTGAAGAGATGA